One Panicum virgatum strain AP13 chromosome 9K, P.virgatum_v5, whole genome shotgun sequence genomic region harbors:
- the LOC120649029 gene encoding probable carbohydrate esterase At4g34215 isoform X3, producing MLLLFLLLLLAAASPTPSVLADVPPSNKVVFILAGQSNMAGRGGVVANRWDGRVPADCAPSPAVLRLTPDLRWEQAREPLHQGIDAANHAVGVGPGMPFANALLRSGRAGAPVLGLVPCAVGGTRMADWARGTDLYAQMLRRARVAVETGGRIGALLWYQGESDTLRWSDANEYGRRMGMLVRDIRADLGIPHLLVIQVGLASGLGQYTQVVREAQKGIKLRNVRFVDAMGLPLQDGHLHLSTQAQVQLGHMLAQSYLNYYGAQC from the exons atgctcctcctcttcctcctcctcctcctcgccgccgcctccccgaccCCCTCCGTCCTCGCCGACGTGCCGCCTTCCAACAAGGTGGTCTTCATCCTGGCGGGCCAGTCCAAcatggccggccgcggcggcgtcgtcgcCAACCGCTGGGACGGCCGCGTCCCCGCCGACTGTgccccctcccccgccgtcCTCCGCCTCACCCCGGACCTCCGCTGGGAGCAGGCGCGCGAGCCGCTGCACCAGGGCATCGACGCCGCCAACCACGCCGTCGGGGTCGGCCCCGGGATGCCCTTCGCCAACGCGCTGCTCCGCTCCGGCCGCGCGGGGGCGCCCGTCCTCGGCCTCGTCCCCTGCGCCGTCGGGGGCACAAGGATGGCCGACTGGGCCAGGGGCACCGACCTCTACGCCCAGATGCTGCGACGGGCGAGGGTCGCCGTCGAGACGGGGGGACGGATCGGGGCCCTGCTCTGGTACCAGGGGGAGAGCGACACCCTCAGGTGGTCCGACGCCAACGAGTACGGCCGCAGGATGGGAATGCTCGTCCGAGACATCAGAGCCGATCTAGGCATCCCGCACCTCCTCGTCATCCAG GTTGGATTAGCATCAGGCCTAGGACAGTACACTCAAGTCGTAAGGGAAGCTCAGAAGGGGATCAAACTCCGGAACGTCAGATTTGTCGATGCAATGGGGCTGCCATTGCAAGATGGCCACCTGCATCTTAGCACCCAAGCTCAAGTCCAGCTTGGACATATGCTGGCTCAATCCTATTTGAATTACTATG GTGCCCAGTGTTGA
- the LOC120649029 gene encoding probable carbohydrate esterase At4g34215 isoform X2, with the protein MLLLFLLLLLAAASPTPSVLADVPPSNKVVFILAGQSNMAGRGGVVANRWDGRVPADCAPSPAVLRLTPDLRWEQAREPLHQGIDAANHAVGVGPGMPFANALLRSGRAGAPVLGLVPCAVGGTRMADWARGTDLYAQMLRRARVAVETGGRIGALLWYQGESDTLRWSDANEYGRRMGMLVRDIRADLGIPHLLVIQVGLASGLGQYTQVVREAQKGIKLRNVRFVDAMGLPLQDGHLHLSTQAQVQLGHMLAQSYLNYYGAIKRQY; encoded by the exons atgctcctcctcttcctcctcctcctcctcgccgccgcctccccgaccCCCTCCGTCCTCGCCGACGTGCCGCCTTCCAACAAGGTGGTCTTCATCCTGGCGGGCCAGTCCAAcatggccggccgcggcggcgtcgtcgcCAACCGCTGGGACGGCCGCGTCCCCGCCGACTGTgccccctcccccgccgtcCTCCGCCTCACCCCGGACCTCCGCTGGGAGCAGGCGCGCGAGCCGCTGCACCAGGGCATCGACGCCGCCAACCACGCCGTCGGGGTCGGCCCCGGGATGCCCTTCGCCAACGCGCTGCTCCGCTCCGGCCGCGCGGGGGCGCCCGTCCTCGGCCTCGTCCCCTGCGCCGTCGGGGGCACAAGGATGGCCGACTGGGCCAGGGGCACCGACCTCTACGCCCAGATGCTGCGACGGGCGAGGGTCGCCGTCGAGACGGGGGGACGGATCGGGGCCCTGCTCTGGTACCAGGGGGAGAGCGACACCCTCAGGTGGTCCGACGCCAACGAGTACGGCCGCAGGATGGGAATGCTCGTCCGAGACATCAGAGCCGATCTAGGCATCCCGCACCTCCTCGTCATCCAG GTTGGATTAGCATCAGGCCTAGGACAGTACACTCAAGTCGTAAGGGAAGCTCAGAAGGGGATCAAACTCCGGAACGTCAGATTTGTCGATGCAATGGGGCTGCCATTGCAAGATGGCCACCTGCATCTTAGCACCCAAGCTCAAGTCCAGCTTGGACATATGCTGGCTCAATCCTATTTGAATTACTATG GTGCCATAAAGCGACAGTACTAA
- the LOC120649029 gene encoding probable carbohydrate esterase At4g34215 isoform X1: protein MLLLFLLLLLAAASPTPSVLADVPPSNKVVFILAGQSNMAGRGGVVANRWDGRVPADCAPSPAVLRLTPDLRWEQAREPLHQGIDAANHAVGVGPGMPFANALLRSGRAGAPVLGLVPCAVGGTRMADWARGTDLYAQMLRRARVAVETGGRIGALLWYQGESDTLRWSDANEYGRRMGMLVRDIRADLGIPHLLVIQVGLASGLGQYTQVVREAQKGIKLRNVRFVDAMGLPLQDGHLHLSTQAQVQLGHMLAQSYLNYYGHAHPQAPKPWWLQIMLLCCFVFL from the exons atgctcctcctcttcctcctcctcctcctcgccgccgcctccccgaccCCCTCCGTCCTCGCCGACGTGCCGCCTTCCAACAAGGTGGTCTTCATCCTGGCGGGCCAGTCCAAcatggccggccgcggcggcgtcgtcgcCAACCGCTGGGACGGCCGCGTCCCCGCCGACTGTgccccctcccccgccgtcCTCCGCCTCACCCCGGACCTCCGCTGGGAGCAGGCGCGCGAGCCGCTGCACCAGGGCATCGACGCCGCCAACCACGCCGTCGGGGTCGGCCCCGGGATGCCCTTCGCCAACGCGCTGCTCCGCTCCGGCCGCGCGGGGGCGCCCGTCCTCGGCCTCGTCCCCTGCGCCGTCGGGGGCACAAGGATGGCCGACTGGGCCAGGGGCACCGACCTCTACGCCCAGATGCTGCGACGGGCGAGGGTCGCCGTCGAGACGGGGGGACGGATCGGGGCCCTGCTCTGGTACCAGGGGGAGAGCGACACCCTCAGGTGGTCCGACGCCAACGAGTACGGCCGCAGGATGGGAATGCTCGTCCGAGACATCAGAGCCGATCTAGGCATCCCGCACCTCCTCGTCATCCAG GTTGGATTAGCATCAGGCCTAGGACAGTACACTCAAGTCGTAAGGGAAGCTCAGAAGGGGATCAAACTCCGGAACGTCAGATTTGTCGATGCAATGGGGCTGCCATTGCAAGATGGCCACCTGCATCTTAGCACCCAAGCTCAAGTCCAGCTTGGACATATGCTGGCTCAATCCTATTTGAATTACTATG GACATGCGCATCCTCAAGCCCCAAAACCATGGTGGCTGCAAATCATGCTACTCTGTTGCTTCGTTTTCCTTTGA
- the LOC120649030 gene encoding probable carbohydrate esterase At4g34215, with protein MAALRLMLLLLLLHLGAAAANRTTPLVSFLLAGQSNMGGRGGATSGGRWDGVVPPECAPSPRILRLSPELRWDEAREPLHRGIDLHNVLGVGPGMPFAHALLRSRRLPPHALVGLVPCAQGATPIADWERGTHLYQRMLHRARAATAGNGKLAALLWYQGEADTISRRDAELYAGRMEAFVRDVRRDLGMPDLLVIQVGLATGQGKFLDLVRAAQKRVVLSNVRYVDARGLPVANDYTHLTTAAQVKLGTMLANSYLATL; from the coding sequence ATGGCAGCGCTGCGGCTgatgctcctgctcctcctcctccatctcggcgccgccgccgccaaccggaCGACGCCGCTGGTGTCGTTCCTCCTTGCGGGGCAGTCCAACATgggcggccgcggtggcgccaCCAGCGGCGGCAGGTGGGACGGCGTGGTCCCGCCCGAGTGCGCCCCCTCGCCGCGCATCCTCCGCCTCTCCCCGGAGCTCCGCTGGGACGAGGCCCGCGAGCCGCTGCACCGAGGCATCGACCTCCACAACGTGCTCGGCGTCGGCCCCGGGATGCCCTTCGCGCACGCCCTCCTGCGctcgcgccgcctcccgccgcacGCCCTCGTCGGCCTCGTCCCCTGCGCGCAGGGCGCCACGCCCATCGCCGACTGGGAACGGGGCACCCACCTCTACCAGCGGATGCTCCACCGCGCcagggccgccaccgccggcaatGGCAAGCTCGCCGCGCTGCTCTGGTACCAGGGGGAGGCCGACACCATCAGCCGCCGCGACGCCGAGCTCTACGCGGGGCGCATGGAGGCCTTCGTCCGCGACGTCCGCCGGGACCTGGGCATGCCGGACCTGCTCGTCATCCAGGTCGGGCTTGCCACAGGCCAGGGCAAGTTCCTGGACCTCGTCAGGGCAGCTCAGAAGCGAGTGGTGCTCAGCAACGTCAGGTACGTGGACGCCAGGGGCCTGCCCGTGGCCAACGACTACACGCACCTCACCACCGCGGCTCAGGTGAAGCTCGGCACCATGCTAGCCAACTCCTACCTAGCCACGCTCtga